The Cuculus canorus isolate bCucCan1 chromosome 5, bCucCan1.pri, whole genome shotgun sequence DNA segment AAACATAGCAGGGAGGGGGCTAAAACCAGTGGAAAATTACTGAGCTAATTTTGTTTGCTGGGCCTGATTGGAAGACAAAGGAGGAAATTTCCAAGAGGCAATTCAgtacacatgaaaaaaaaaatctgagatcCTTCATGTACATTTATAGCTAATGCCGCATCTCCATTTATTCGGAAAGGCAGGACAAAGGATTTCATCATTTGCAGCTCTGGGAGAAATGGGAACGGTAATCAAATAATGGTGGTAATACCTCACATATAGGTAAGCTCTTTGAAATTATAATTTCTCAAGTGCTTTCGAAAGAACAGCAGCATAATAAATCATATTATCTTCCTCTTAGAGCTGTAGATGTTGGAACAGCCCAAGGCCAACAGCCTGAGTCCTGCCTGCTGTGAAACCTCTAGGGTGGTCCCTgagctttttgcttttgaagatcTCTGGTACAACCCTGTTGGTGGTACCAACCTGCTTAAAGAAGGTATGGGGCAAGACAGAGAAAGGTGGGATCAGCCtggggagaagggctgggggCGCTGGGGAAGcagaagctcaacaggagccgggaacgtgcgctcccagcccagaaaccacccgtgtcctgggctgcatccagagcagtgggaccagcagggagggaggggatcctgcccctctgctccgctctgagagacccacctggagcctgtgtccagctctggagtcctcagcacagggagcacacggagatgatccgagggctgagcagctcctgtccgaggccaggctgggagagttggggttgttcagcctggagaagggaaggctgtggggagagcttagagcagcttccagggctgaaaggggctctggatcagggagggcagggatgggatgaggggaatggttttgagctgaaagagaggagactgagatgagatcttaggcagaactgttttggtgttcaggtggggaggccctggcccaggttgcccagagcagtggtggctgccccatccctggaggggttccaggccaggttggatggggctcagagcccctgatccagtgggagatgtccctgcccatggcatggggtgaGACTGAATGAGATTTGAGGTCACTTTCTTCACAAACAGTTCCATGGTTCTAAGATTCCATGAAAATCTGCAATGGTCCTACTGAGAAGGAGAATCATCTCCTACCTCATCCTGACAGTTAAAAAGCCATTGATCCCAGTATTAGGAATAACTGAGACACACGCAATACAGAACTGAGTGGACAGCTGCAATGTGAGGCTGAAAACCATCCCATGCATCCATCCTGGTGGTACCAGGGGCCGTAACCAGCCAGAAAGCCACTGATGTCCTCCTGCCAGCGCTGCTGGATGCTGGTGTGCGTGTTCACAGATCTGGGTGTGTTGGCAGCAGTGACCAAGGCTTTTACTGGGAAGCTCCTGCTGATTGAGCTGGAACttggcctccccaccctcacagcaaaacatttctccctaagatctcatctcaatctcccctcttgcagctgaaaaccattccccttgtccactccctgatccagagcccctccccagctttcccagagcccctttcagccctggaagctgctctaaggtcttcctgcagccttctcttctccaggctgaacaaccccaactctctgatggcagaggtgctccagccctctggctTTGAGCCTGATTTTGCCTTGTGTAGCAGAAAGCTTTCAATCCATGTGGTGAATTAAAATGAGCGACGCAATGGATGAATAAGGATGCAAGGAGCTCCAcgtttctttttaaaacagaggtCAGAAAATCGAAGATGAAAGGATGCTTTTGATTTCCCGTTTGAGCTGTGTTGGCTGCCAAATACAATGGAACAGGCGATTTTTTTAACAATCTAGGAGAAAACCTCATCTCTTTGGGCTTTATTCTTGTTGTTGATTTGTAGGCAGTGGTGAAACTGCGCTTGCTGTGTCCCCAAAAGCTCAGCTTTGCAGAGCAGTGGAAACCACCGCCTGGAGAAGGTGAGCTCCGTGACTAacctgtccgtctgtctgtcctcCTCCCGGCTGCCCACAGGGCTCCCATCAGGACAAACAGCCTCGTATTGCCTGTGCCGCTTCAGCGATTCCAAATCTCAGGGCAGGAACCTGTTTGGTTTGAAATGCCTCAATTTAAAGAAGCAAACCTGAGCGTTTTGCTGATTCTGACCCGACTCACCTTCTTCTGGATTTAACGGTGTGAGTGAACCTCGGCTGGGAAACGCGAGCCTCGCGTCCCTGACAGGGATTGGGTGACTGCATCACCTGTGCTTATCGCTTTTCCCAGCTAATTAAAGGTAGGAATTATCACGTCAAGCAGGAGCTGCTCGGTGCCGCTGGCGCTGGCCGTGTCCAGCCCTCGGCTGAGCAATTCCCACCGGGTTTGTGCCTTCGCCAGCACTCAGCCCCAGATTAGAGGGAATTTATCACCCAGGTCCATTTTCCCTGCTGCGGCTGCAAGAGGTGGAAATGCTTTTAGTACCTCTGGGCAATTCCGTTCCTTCCCAGGGCCTCCATCAAAATGCTAAATGGAGAAAAAGCCTGATTTTGCTCAGGGGAAGATGGGGTGATGGTTCCCATCCTTAGACGCTCCGAGCTACTCTTGATGCCGCGGAGGCTCGGGGGTAATGCTGCTGCGGAGAAACTGGCTGGAATTTGTGTATTGAATAAGAAACCCTCATAGTTTGATGCTGAAAAACTCCAGCTTGAGTGTAGCAGTGctaaaaatggcttttaaatgtttttaccGATTTCTTTGCTAGCTTTTAGCATTGACTGCTGACTTTCTGCTATCAGCTTGGGCTTTATCTCATTAATGGACAACCCTATTGCAGGAGAATGTGCCCCAAGGTCTGGGGTCATCCCTTTTCCTGCTATGCCAGTGCCTCTCGCTTCACCTCGCAGCTCATGGGATGAGCTCTGGCTCGCTGGCAATATCCTGACCTTGTGTCTGAACGTTGCTTTTCTGGTGGGACATGTTGGTGTCACCCATCCCAAGCCAAGGCTGCGAGGttaaagcagctgctgctggaagcagagccCCGGGCAGGACGTGCAGCAGGAGGAGCCTTAATGATGCTAAAATCCAGGGGCAATCAGGACATCCCAACCTTCCCTTCCATCCGCAGGCGGCTCGGGGAGCCCACCCACTGAGAAGTGCTACCTCAAGTGTGGCCTAAACCAAGGCCAAAATGAGGTTGGAATAAATACCATCAGGGTTCAACCAGCCATGCCTGCTTGGTAAACCTCCTTCAGCTCCAGACTGAGCTTCACTTGAGGAATTATAGagtcattaaggctggaaaagccctctaagcttATCCAatccaaccaccagcccaactCTACCGTGCCTGctgtgtcctgaagtgccacatctgcatgggttttgaacccctccagggatggaagctccaccactgccctgggcagcctctgccagggtttcaccactTTGTTAGTAAGGAAATCTTTCCTattatccaatctaaccctcccctggcacaacttgaggccattacctctcatcctaccacttgtcacttgggacaAGAGACCAGAAACGCTTTGGGTTCGGGGTTTATTGATGCAGGTGAGGGTGTGACACCCAGTGCAGAAGAGACCACGAGGGCTATGCGAGAGCCCATGAGGATATCCCAGTCACGTACCCCCAGATCCGACCCTTcagctggggcagggctggagggcagcGGCTCGGGGTCTATCCCGGCTCCGCAGCCCCCTCGTTTGCCTCTGCAGGTTTCAGATGGATATTTTTGCTGGTATTTGTAGCGCTGTAGTGAGAAATCAAAGTAAATGAAAGCACATCTTGAGTCATTAccttgttaaaaagaaaagcgcatccaaccattttttttttttcctcaggcaGAGCTGTTTGATGGCAAAGCTCTCCCGGAGCCCCAGCGGCCTcatctctccagcctgtccccCAAGGATCTGCCACCACCGCTGACAGCGACAGAGACAAACGTGACCGGATCGATAGGCTTCTTGGGATGTGGTTAAGCTGCAGTCAAGAATCGCTTATTTTGGTTGGATTCGAATCAATACCAACACGCAGCCTGAGCTTTTGAAGCCTTTATTAGAGGGAAGGACAAGCCACGCGCCTCCTGGTGTGCTTTGCTCCTCCAGGATGAGCGATCCAGCCTCTGGCCCGAGCACAACCCTGTGTGGCTGAGAGAAAGCTGCgagaagcaaacaaaagttAGCGGCTTTGTACACAACAGAGGTCACGAGCGTCCATGTAGCATTGCATTTGATGGCCCCCATCTCTGCTGGTTGCACCACAGGAGATAACATGGTCCTTCTAGGACCGTTCTGAAGGTCTCAGCAGGAAGGCAAAGGGCAGCAGCTCATGCCTGGGCATAACAAGAGAGGATTAGGGGTCCTCTTAGCATCCATCCGGCTGTCGCTGCACCAGAGGATGCCAAGCTCCTCACCGAGAGCATGAGTGAGGGCCAACCCCCTGGACAGCCTTCAAGCAGCGGTGAGGACATGCCATCTGGGGCTTTAAAGTCCTGTCCTCAGGCATGAAGAGTGGTGGGAGATATGTGGCTCAGCCCCACggagcacagcagcagatgttGGATTAAAGGCatggctggggggggggcagaagctGTCATGATTTGGTGCTTATGGTGACTCTGGTGCCTGTGGGCTGTCCCCAAAGGCTTCTTCCTGGGAAAATCAAGAGGTTAAAATTGAGATGGGCATCTGGGTGCAAGGAGATGTTGCCTTCTCAGTGTGCTGCTTGTGTGGACCTGGCTGATGGGCCACAGATGCAGGAGATGCCAAGCAGCATCCGACAAGCAAACCCAGCCTTTATGCGGCAGTTTCGGGGTTACAGCAGGATTCCCACCTCCACCCAAGGAGCGTGACCAAGGATGTATACAATCTTAAACTACCCTAAGAGCAAAGATTGAGACATCTTCTCCGGCAAACCCATCACTGGGCACCCCATCCTCTTGAGTCCTGCTTGGCTATGAAGAATGCGATGGTTTCACCGATGTGCCCAGCTGCATCTGCTCTCTTTTGCTGCGCACTATGGGCTGGAGAAGCTGGGAACAGATTGTTACAGAGGTGGCTTCTTCAGCAAGTCAAGAAGGTAATAGAAGTTGCCCCCATTCAAAACAAGCCGTCTGCCGCGTGCTCCCACACTGTCTCTGACTGAAGAATGCACATTTCTGGGTGTTTATTGTCCTTTCACCAATGAACCGCGATTGAAAAACACGCAGCAATTCAACTGCTACCTGAGAACCAGTGTTCTTCCAGAGGCAGAAAATGATATCTGTTGCTTAGGAACGATCTTTATCCTACAAAATGAAGACGCATGCTCTCCAAAGAGTTCTTTAAACACACCCGATGTGTGTTTGCTTGTCTTGTTTAGAGGCTGACCCGCCTTCTAAATGAACTGCAGGAGAGGACTTTGTGCATTAAAGACAGCCCTGGCTGCCTGGTATACCCAGCCATGAGGTGGGATACGGGGACTACATCCCATAATCAGCTGTGAGGTGGGATATGGGGTGTCCACTCCATACCCAGCTGTGAGGTGGGATATAGGCTACATACTCCACACCCAGATGTGATGTGAGGTAAGGGCTGTAAAAGCCCAGTGAGAAACTTTCTCGTCCCAGGCAGCGCCTGTCTTCCCACCGCCCGACACGCGGCTCTTGCTCCACGAGCCTTGCAGGGATGTGGCTCAGGCATTCCCCTTCCATTGTTCCATTTCCATGAGCCACCAAACGGTTGTTTCATTGATGCTCACGTGTTCCCAGCAATCTCTGCAATTGGGTCAGGTGGAAACACCCACCGCTGCTTCTGCATGTGGGCCAGCAGGGACGTCCTGCTCCGAGTTGCTCTGTCTTCAGTGGCTGTAGCAGTTTGTTCTCCCCAAGGAACAAAACATCCTGGAGTTGCCCCTCGGGGACACAAAACACATCAATTTTTTGCCTGGTGTTCACTCTCCTTGGCAGGCAGAAGAGACTTCTGGGAACAGCAACTTGCCACCACAATCAGCCACCAGCTCCTGCGTCCAGTCTAAAGGAAAGCGCACACCAGGTCCAAAAGCAAAACTGATCGCTTGGAGTCCTTCAGTTAAGATAATCTGGTTTGCAAAGCTATCTTATCTGAGACCCCAGCAGGAGCATCTGCCAGGGTGGAGCAGGTATTGAACCGAGAAGCCTTGCAGGACATTACACTGGAGCTCTTCTTCTTGCGGTAGAAGTAGCTGCTGAGGTGGAACCAGAACTTGTCATGGAGGGAGGCGTAGATGAAGGGGTTGTAGCAGGCAGAACTCATGGCAATCAGGTGGCATGAGACCTGGATAACATTGATATACCGCTTGTCCAGGATGATGAAATCCTCGTCGATGTCTCTGATGAAGTTCACCACCTGGAGTGGCAGCCAGCAGACAGCAAAGCACACCACCGAGATGGTGAGCACCCGGAAGGTCTTCTGCTTTGTCTTGGTCCATTTATCCTGGCAGGGATAGGCAACACCTGGGACGTTCCTCCTCCGCAGGTGGTAGGTGATGGCACAGAAGGAGGCCGATACCGCCAAAAGTGGGAGCATGTAGGACAAGAGGAGCATCAAGCACGAGTACAGCAGCCGCTCTCTCTCTTCGTGCTTCCAAAACTCTTCGCAGATGATCATGTCATGGCCAATGCTGTTGAGATCCAAATAGTGGGTGTGCAGCGACGTGGGAACAGAGGCCATGATGGAAAGCAACCAGATGCAGGCAACGAGGCAGATGCAGGACCTGCAGCTTATCCTCCTGCGGATGGGGTACGCCACCACGACGTAGCGGTCAATGGCAATGGCAGTGAGGGACAGCACCGAGACAAAGACGGTGGCCGCCTGCATCAAGGTGACAAAGTAGCACATGAACATCCCGAAGAGCCAGCCCCGCACCTCGAAGGCGTAGGAGACCGTGAGGGGGACGCAGGCGAGGCACATGATGAAGTCGGCTGCCGCCAGGTTCCCGATCAAGAAATTGGTGGTGCAGTGCAACTTCTTGGTGAGAGCGATGagaaggatgaggaagaggTTCCCTGTGCATGCCACCGCCACCAGCATGGTGTAGAGTGGGATGAAGAGGGGTTTCAGCTCCAGGAGGAGGTCCAGGCCAGTGAAGAGAGGGGCTGAGCTGTTCTGCCAGGAGTCATTGGGCAGCTGACTGTGAGCCATGCCGTGTCTCTCCCGCAGCCCACGCTGCTTCTCCACACCTTGAAGTCAAGCAGAGATGAGACCGTTAATCCCAAAGGGAACAGAAATGCGCTCTCATTGTACTTTTGGGCAGAAGAACCCATCCCCTGGGTCTGCGTCATCTCCCCGAGCCCCGTGGTGATGCAGCTCTGGCTCAAAAGATGCTGTGACTTTTAAGCATGACCGTGTCCCGTGGCAGACGCAGCGGAGCTTCCGCACAGAGAAAAC contains these protein-coding regions:
- the LOC104055688 gene encoding prolactin-releasing peptide receptor-like, which translates into the protein MAHSQLPNDSWQNSSAPLFTGLDLLLELKPLFIPLYTMLVAVACTGNLFLILLIALTKKLHCTTNFLIGNLAAADFIMCLACVPLTVSYAFEVRGWLFGMFMCYFVTLMQAATVFVSVLSLTAIAIDRYVVVAYPIRRRISCRSCICLVACIWLLSIMASVPTSLHTHYLDLNSIGHDMIICEEFWKHEERERLLYSCLMLLLSYMLPLLAVSASFCAITYHLRRRNVPGVAYPCQDKWTKTKQKTFRVLTISVVCFAVCWLPLQVVNFIRDIDEDFIILDKRYINVIQVSCHLIAMSSACYNPFIYASLHDKFWFHLSSYFYRKKKSSSVMSCKASRFNTCSTLADAPAGVSDKIALQTRLS